In one Cryptococcus deuterogattii R265 chromosome 9, complete sequence genomic region, the following are encoded:
- a CDS encoding pheromone a factor receptor, with protein MHDLSLVIFSGIGIFLVLLPLPLHWRARNAGTLLLITWLFIANVIFFVNGIIWWNSYDLPSSPIWCDIASKLFIGVPVGISATSLCITRRLVMIASSTAVTINQRQKHIALAIDLFLGIGMPMLVMALHYIVQPHRVDIIEGYGCQPVTWPGIPALFAVTWWSPLLTIIAAGYGVVALRFFLYRRLQFHTVLRSSRGGLDSRHYLRLMALASVDIILGLPATLFTLIVNIQQRQSYPSWDWVHLDWSRIELYPASSVLPDAQKTIAIVLPRWLAPLLSIIFFLFFGVSIDAMGEYARWFRAIRAKTPFLPFHQKEILPIAAPKLGSTIVKPSGADWKDSTNPNDDPLEGSYFGDLDRFDSTPGVVQGGVMVAVSVERAVV; from the exons ATGCACGACCTCAGCCTCGTCATTTTCAGCGGAATCGGTAttttccttgtcctcctacctctgcctcttcatTGGCGTGCTCGAAATGCCGGCACTTTGCTATTGATTACATGGCTTTTCATCGCCAACGTTATTTTTTTCGTTAATGGCATTATCTGGTGGAACAGTTATGACTTACCATCATCCCCAATCTGGTGCGATATAG CAAGCAAGCTTTTCATTGGAGTCCCCGTTGGCATTTCAGCCACCAGTCTTTGTATCACTCGTCGCCTAGTGATGATTGCATCGTCTACCGCCGTTACGATAAATCAGCGTCAGAAACATATTGCTCTTGCAATCGATTTATTTTTGGGTATCGGGATGCCAATGCTTGTTATGGCCCTACATTATATCGTCCAACCACATCGTGTCGACATCATCGAAGGCTATGGATGTCAGCCTGTGACTTGGCCTGGAATTCCAGCTCTCTTTGCGGTTACCTGGTGGTCTCCTTTGCTGACAATCATTGCTGCTGGATACGGCG TCGTCGCTTTGCGATTTTTTCTTTACCGACGTTTGCAATTCCATACAGTTCTGCGATCTTCCAGAGGTGGTCTGGATAGCCGCCATTATCTACGGCTGATGGCCCTCGCGAGCGTTGATATCATTCTTGGCTTGCCTGCAACATTATTCACTCTAATTGTAAATATTCAACAAAGGCAATCGTATCCTTCGTGGGACTGGGTTCATCTCGATTGGTCTCGTATCGAACTGTACCCTGCATCTTCCGTCCTTCCAGATGCTCAAAAAACAATAGCTATTGTCTTGCCAAGATGGCTAGCGCCTCTCTTATCTATCATATTCTTCCTGTTCTTTGGAGTGTCCATCGATGCGATGGGGGAATATGCCAGATGGTTCCGAGCAATTCGGGCTAAAACTCCTTTTTTACCTTTTcaccaaaaagaaat CCTTCCTATAGCAGCTCCGAAATTGGGATCGACCATAGTCAAACCTAGCGGAGCGGACTGGAAAGACTCTACAAACCCAAATGACGATCCATTGGAAGGCAGTTATTTCGGCGACTTAGATAGATTTGACTCTACTCCAGGAGTAGTCCAGGGTGGCGTGATGGTTGCCGTCTCGGTCGAGCGTGCTGTTGTTTGA